One window of the Eucalyptus grandis isolate ANBG69807.140 chromosome 8, ASM1654582v1, whole genome shotgun sequence genome contains the following:
- the LOC104447894 gene encoding thioredoxin-like 4, chloroplastic: MQKTNIFIREASFGFHRNPIRQHDRQFTYMTSCCYTGRDDVRLCAKWAKVPQPSTTHSAALNLLKVGLDCRMVKVECVAYEDQGKLLDEEDDDLCPVDCVREFKTDEEFLRILGKAKETNALVVVDFYRTSCGSCKYIEQGFAKLCKGAGDQEASVIFLKHNVIDEYDEQSEVAERLRIRAVPLFHFYKNGVLLEAFPTRDKERITEAILKYSSSA; the protein is encoded by the exons ATGCAAAAGACAAATATTTTCATCCGTGAGGCCTCATTTGGATTCCATAGGAATCCCATTAGACAGCATGATCGCCAGTTCACCTACATGACTTCATGTTGTTATACCGGAAGAGATGATGTTAGGTTATGTGCTAAGTGGGCGAAAGTCCCACAACCATCCACCACTCATTCTGCTGCTTTGAACCTTTTAAAAGTTGGTCTTGATTGTCGAATGGTAAAAGTCGAGTGCGTAGCGTATGAAGATCAAGGGAAGTTGTTGGACGAGGAGGACGATGATCTCTGTCCTGTCGACTGCGTGAGAGAATTCAAGACTGATGAGGAGTTCCTTAGAATCCTTGGGAAGGCCAAAGAGACTAACGCTTTGGTGGTGGTTGATTTTTACCGCACTTCTTGCGGCAGCTGCAAGTACATAGAGCAAGGATTCGCAAAACTATGCAAGGGTGCCGGTGATCAAGAGGCTTCAGTAATATTCTTGAAGCATAAT GTAATCGATGAGTATGACGAACAATCAGAGGTTGCAGAGAGGCTTAGAATAAGG GCTGTGCCGCTCTTCCATTTCTACAAGAACGGGGTCCTCCTGGAAGCATTCCCGACCAGAGACAAAGAGAGGATTACTGAAGCCATTCTTAAGTATTCCTCTTCTGCTTGA
- the LOC104447893 gene encoding abscisic acid 8'-hydroxylase CYP707A1: MCGGSICVLAAVFALSLVFIFLRDGKKSQRKSKLPPGSMGWPYIGETLQLYSLDPNVFFATKQKRYGEIFKTHILGCPCVMLAGPEAAKFVLVSQAHLFKPTYPKSKERLIGPSALFFHQGKYHTQLRKLVQASLSPEVIRNMVADVEAVMISTLDSWVGGHVINTFHEMKKLSFEVGILAIFGHLENHYREKLKNNYHMVDRGYNSFPSIIPGTPYRRALLARRDLSKIISGIIADRKEKRIFGKNLLGHLLDSKDENGETLTDEQIADNIIGVLFAAQDTTASVMTWILKYLHDNPKILEGVKAEQNTIHRSNDEGFQPLSWSQTRRMPISHRVVLEALRMASIISFTFREAVADVEYKGYLIPKGWKVMPLFRNMHHNPEFFSDPEKFDPSRFEVTPKPYTFMPFGSGAHACPGNELAKLELLTLIHHVVTKFRWEVIGSQNGVQYSPFPVPLHGLPARFWKLPS, from the exons ATGTGTGGAGGTTCCATATGTGTTCTCGCTGCTGTTTTTGCTCTATCACTAGTGTTTATCTTCCTCAGAGACGGGAAAAAATCGCAGCGAAAGTCCAAGCTCCCTCCGGGTTCAATGGGTTGGCCTTACATTGGAGAGACTCTCCAGCTCTACTCTCTGGACCCCAATGTCTTCTTTGCGACCAAACAGAAAAG GTATGGGGAGATCTTCAAGACCCACATCCTAGGATGCCCTTGCGTGATGCTGGCTGGGCCTGAGGCTGCTAAGTTCGTTCTGGTGTCACAGGCTCATCTGTTCAAGCCGACGTACCCAAAGAGCAAGGAGCGGCTGATTGGTCCCTCAGCCCTGTTTTTCCACCAGGGGAAGTACCACACTCAGCTGCGGAAGTTAGTCCAGGCATCTCTGTCGCCGGAGGTGATCCGGAACATGGTCGCTGACGTCGAGGCGGTCATGATCTCCACATTGGACTCGTGGGTTGGTGGCCATGTAATCAATACAttccatgaaatgaaaaag TTATCTTTTGAAGTCGGTATCCTTGCGATTTTTGGCCATTTGGAGAATCACTATAGAGAAAAGCTGAAGAACAACTATCACATGGTGGATAGAGGCTACAACTCGTTTCCTAGTATCATTCCTGGAACTCCGTACAGACGAGCACTACTT GCGAGAAGGGATCTAAGCAAGATCATAAGTGGGATCATTGCTGATAGGAAAGAGAAGAGGATATTTGGAAAGAACCTCCTAGGACATCTTTTGGACTCCAAAGACGAAAACGGTGAGACTCTCACCGATGAGCAGATCGCTGATAACATTATCGGAGTGCTTTTCGCCGCTCAGGACACCACAGCTAGTGTCATGACGTGGATTCTCAAGTACCTGCATGacaacccaaaaattcttgAGGGTGTGAAG GCAGAGCAGAATACCATCCACCGATCAAACGACGAAGGTTTCCAGCCTCTGAGCTGGAGTCAGACTAGAAGAATGCCAATAAGTCATAGG GTTGTTTTGGAGGCTCTGAGAATGGCAAGCATCATATCTTTCACTTTCAGGGAAGCAGTGGCTGATGTAGAATACAAGG GTTACCTAATTCCAAAAGGTTGGAAGGTGATGCCTCTATTCAGGAACATGCATCACAATCCCGAATTCTTCAGTGACCCCGAAAAGTTCGACCCTTCAAGGTTTGAG GTCACACCAAAACCCTACACATTCATGCCATTTGGCAGCGGAGCTCATGCCTGCCCAGGAAATGAGCTTGCCAAGCTGGAGCTACTGACTCTGATTCACCATGTTGTCACCAAGTTCAG GTGGGAAGTCATAGGTTCCCAAAACGGCGTCCAGTACAGTCCATTCCCGGTTCCCCTACATGGACTGCCAGCCAGATTTTGGAAGCTACCGTCTTGA
- the LOC104447895 gene encoding pentatricopeptide repeat-containing protein At2g04860 yields the protein MSSAFQLLIPSVQFFNSAIESYVGTSHSRWALVRFRQLLRLDLKPNDLTFSLLIKASASSRRPAGSASVNAKTELNQAHAHLVKSGFDRFLYLSTALLDLYMKMGCDAYARRVFECMPERDVVSWNALICGYSRKGMGVEALELFIRMLGEGFSPRAATLVSLVPSCGHRELLSQGRCIHSLGIKSGLDLDCHVRNALMSMYAKCGELDCTESLFNAMVDRSVVSWNTMISAYGQNGFFSDAMCVFKDMVEERCEVNSVSLVSLLSAHADLDSTHCYAIKTGLASDDCVVTSLLCAYTKHDDLGSGESLYERLIQKNLVSLTALLSSYAEKGNIQGMMKCFFEVQQLDMKLDAVALVSILHGLAHFSAHISIGLAFHCYGFKTGLCLHPLIANGLISMYFKFNNIEAASLLFSEMHEKPLISWNSVISGCVQAGMASKVIELFCEMRLSGHKPDAITIASLLCACSQLGYLQLGEKVHNYMLRNHLEFEDFVETALIDLYTKCGRIELAERVFKSIKEPCLASWNSIISGYSLCGLERKSLTYYSEMRRQGLMPDKITFLGVLAACTHGGLINEGRKYFDVMTKDLALRPTLQHHAFMVTLLGRAGLFEEALLFVKNMEVEPDSAVWGALLSACCIHGEVQLGECLAKKLWFLDQQSGGFYVLMSNLYASKGRWDDVARARGMMKDMGRDGCYGASVMEITSMEDNNRNLRFDDVRVNGSSWQHLSFLYSNA from the coding sequence ATGAGCTCGGCGTTCCAGCTGCTGATCCCCAGCGTCCAGTTCTTCAATTCCGCCATCGAATCGTACGTAGGAACCTCGCATTCGAGGTGGGCACTGGTCCGTTTTCGACAACTCCTGCGGTTGGATTTGAAGCCGAACGATCTCACTTTCTCTTTGCTGATTAAAGCTTCCGCTTCGAGTCGCCGTCCCGCCGGTTCTGCTTCAGTGAACGCGAAAACGGAGTTGAATCAGGCTCATGCCCACTTGGTAAAATCCGGGTTCGATCGCTTCCTGTACTTGAGCACCGCTCTTCTTGATCTGTACATGAAAATGGGGTGCGACGCGTATGCGCGCCGGGTGTTCGAGTGTATGCCCGAGAGAGATGTTGTTTCGTGGAACGCGTTGATCTGTGGGTATTCACGAAAGGGGATGGGTGTCGAAGCACTGGAGCTCTTTATACGGATGCTTGGGGAGGGTTTTAGTCCTCGCGCTGCCACGCTGGTGAGTTTGGTTCCTTCTTGTGGTCATCGCGAGTTATTGTCTCAAGGGAGATGCATTCATAGTTTGGGAATTAAGTCTGGGCTTGATTTGGATTGTCATGTGAGAAACGCATTGATGTCAATGTATGCTAAATGCGGAGAGTTGGATTGCACAGAATCTCTGTTCAATGCAATGGTTGATAGAAGTGTTGTTTCCTGGAACACGATGATCAGTGCATATGGCCAAAACGGTTTCTTCAGCGATGCAATGTGTGTTTTTAAAGATATGGTGGAGGAACGTTGCGAAGTCAACTCAGTTTCCTTAGTGAGTCTCCTGTCCGCACATGCTGATCTAGATTCTACCCATTGTTATGCTATTAAAACAGGTCTTGCCAGTGATGATTGTGTCGTGACTTCACTTCTCTGTGCATACACAAAGCATGACGACTTGGGTTCTGGAGAGTCACTGTATGAAAGATTGATTCAGAAGAATTTAGTATCCCTGACTGCACTTCTTTCAAGTTATGCTGAGAAAGGAAACATCCAGGGAATGATGAAGTGTTTCTTCGAGGTACAGCAGTTAGACATGAAACTTGATGCAGTTGCTTTAGTTAGCATCCTTCATGGACTCGCACACTTTTCTGCTCATATCAGCATTGGACTTGCTTTCCATTGTTACGGATTCAAAACTGGATTATGCCTCCATCCTCTCATTGCAAATGGGCTCATAAGCATGTACTTTAAGTTCAACAACATAGAAGCTGCCTCTTTGTTGTTTTCCGAGATGCACGAGAAACCTTTGATTAGCTGGAACTCAGTTATATCTGGCTGCGTTCAAGCTGGAATGGCAAGTAAAGTGATAGAGTTGTTTTGTGAAATGAGGTTGTCTGGGCACAAACCAGATGCCATCACAATCGCCAGTTTACTATGTGCATGTTCCCAACTTGGATACTTGCAGCTTGGGGAGAAGGTCCACAATTACATGCTCAGAAACCATCTTGAATTCGAAGATTTTGTAGAAACTGCACTTATAGACTTATACACAAAGTGTGGAAGAATAGAGCTTGCAGAAAGAGTTTTCAAGAGCATCAAAGAGCCGTGCTTGGCTTCATGGAACTCGATAATCTCTGGCTACAGTTTGTGTGGCCTCGAACGTAAGTCCCTCACATATTATTCTGAAATGCGAAGACAAGGACTCATGCCTGATAAGATCACTTTCTTGGGAGTCTTGGCTGCATGCACCCATGGGGGTCTCATTAATGAAGGAAGAAAGTACTTTGATGTTATGACCAAAGACCTTGCCTTGAGGCCGACCTTGCAACACCATGCATTCATGGTTACTCTGCTTGGTCGTGCAGGCCTATTTGAGGAAGCTCTGCTTTTTGTAAAGAATATGGAGGTTGAGCCCGATTCTGCTGTTTGGGGAGCTTTGCTCAGTGCATGCTGCATCCATGGAGAGGTGCAGCTTGGTGAATGCTTGGCAAAGAAATTATGGTTCTTGGATCAACAAAGTGGCGGGTTTTACGTGCTAATGTCAAACCTCTATGCATCAAAAGGAAGATGGGATGATGTAGCTAGAGCGAGGGGGATGATGAAAGACATGGGTAGGGATGGATGCTATGGAGCTAGTGTAATGGAGATCACTTCGATGGAAGACAATAATAGAAACTTACGCTTTGATGATGTGCGCGTTAATGGAAGTTCTTGGCAGCATTTGTCTTTCCTATATTCAAATGCCTGA